The genomic DNA TGAGCTGCCCGGCGATCACCACCCGGATCTGCGGATCGCTGATCCGGGTCTTGGCCGCCAGCAACCGCTGCGCCAGGTCTTCGCGGTCGTTGAGGCCTGCGATCCGGCTGGTGTGGTCGATCAACTCGACGATCACCGCGACCGGGCGCGGGTTCGCCTCGTTCGGCTGCGTCACTGGGCTCTCCTCGACTGCATTGTCACTGTCTAACGGTATGCGCAAACATCCGGCGGGGCCTGTAGGTGGCCCCGCCGGAGGAGTTTGTCGCGATCGATCAGTGCATGTGCGGATCGATGTGGGTGGTGTGGCTCATGTCGGTGGTGGTGTGGGTTTCGGTCGGTGCGTAGGTGTTCATGCTGGCCTCGTGCACCGAGCTGTCGGCAACCGTGCTGTGCACCGAGTTGTCGGCGCTCAGGTCGGTGTGGGTGGTGTTCCCGCTGCCGATGTTGGTGTGGGTGCTGTTGCCGCTACCGATGCTGGTGTTGGCCGTGTTCCCGCTGTTCAGGCTGGTGTTCACCGTCGAGGAGTGCGACGAGTCGTCGATGACGCTCTTGTTGCCGCTGCCCAGGTCGCCACCGACCGTGGTCTGGTTGCCACCGACGTGCGTCGACGAGGTGTTGCCGTCGTTGATGACGATGTTGCCGCCGCTGCCACCGCTGCCGCCGCTGGCGTGGCCGCCACCGATCAGGCCGCCGCCGGCGCTGGCGCCGCCGCCGTTGCCGCCACCGGTGTTGACGTCGTTGACCACCGGACCCGAGTTGCCCTGGATGATGTGGCCGCCCGCGGTCTGCGAGTTGTCGGTCGCGTGGTTGCCCGTGCCGACGATCACCGGGGAGTGGCTGCCGGTCAGGATGTCGCCGTTGGTGACGGTGTTGCCGTCGCCCTGCACAGCGCCCTTGCCGCTGGCGATGTCACCGTGGTTGTTGCCCGCGATGTTGACGCCGCCGTCGCCCTGCTGGACGTGGCTGCCACCGAGGGTGATGTCACCGAAGCCCAGGTTGAACGCACCCTGCTGGGCGTTGGCGCCGGCGTGCTGGTCGGGGCTCAGCACCGGGATGTTGTTGCCGCTCGCCACCGGGACATTGTTGTTGCTCGCGAAGTCGGTGTTGGGAGCGAAGGTCGGCTGCGAGACGAAGCCGGTCTGCGGGGAGAACGGCGAGGACATGCTGTAGTAGTCCGAGACCGCGTTCTGCAGGCCGACGACCGGGTCGCCGCCACCGAGCACGACGCCGGCGGGAACGGCACTCGCGGCGACCGAGGCGAGCTGCGCGGAGGTGACACCGGCGAGGCCGGCGTCGCGCATGGTCTGCTCGGGGTTCGCGACGAAAGAGCTCGCGACGGTCGGGAAGCGGAACAGGTCGATGATGAATTCGATCAGGCTGGTCATTGGAGTCCCTTTCGTTGGGTGTTGCTCTGGGGAAGTTCTCTCGCCGCTGTCCGGCGAACTGAGAACAACGTTAGGGGCCGTCGAGAGCCGTGCAAACGGGGCAACCACCCCTACCCCCAACGAAACGTAGTGGGGTATCCACGCTCCCCCTATTAGGGGATTAGGGGATGGCTAGGGCGTTTGCTGAATATGCGGTGAGAGAACACAAAACGCCGGTGGCCATGGCGGCCACCGGCGTTTCGGGGATGAGCTGGTCAGCTGAAGAAGTCGAAGTCCTGATGATGCTCGACACCGGCCGACGGGTCTGCGGTATCGACGGGGTGCCAGTCGAGCGCACCCGGATCCGAGAGCTGCCCGGCATCGACGACCGGGACGTCGCTGTGCAGGCCCAGATCGTCGGACACCGCCAGGTCCGGCACGGCGTCGCGGGCCGGCAGGACCGGGCCGCTATCGAATCCACCCAGGTCAGGGTCGGAAATCACCTGCGGCGACACCACTGTCGGCACATGTGTGTCGAAGGCGTCGAACGCGTCGAACGCCGCGGTGGCGGCACCGCTGGTCCAGACGTTGACGCCGGGATCGTCGAAACCGGCGGTCGGCACGCCACCCGCTGCGGACGACACCGTGCCCAGAGATTCGGACACCACCGGGATCAGGTGCGCGACATCCGCCGTGGTGACGCCAGTAAGGTTGGCGTCGGCGATGGCACCCGCGGGGTCGGCGGCGTAGTGGGCAGCCACGTCGGGGTCACGGACGACCGACATGACGAAATCCAGTAGCGGATTTGCCATGGCACCTGCTCCTTTCTGGGGACCCGTTGATAACTATTTCGATGCTATCGCCGATAAAGCACCTGGAGATCGGTGCTGACCCCAACACCTGACGTCATCCGTTAGGGGCACTCCCATTAGGGATTCACCAATCGTTAGGGGATTGTGTCCCACCCCCAGGCCGCCAGCGCATAGGGTGGCCTGAGTCCGGTAGCGCATCAAAGGAGTGGACGTTTATGAGCCTCGGTTTGTCGATCGGCCAGACCAATCTGGTGGCCGTGCCGGCCGGGCGACCGCCGCTGAGCCGTCGCGCGATCCTGGCCCTGTACCCGGACCGGCCCGCCGAAGTCGGCATCCCCACCCAGCCGGGCGGCCTGGTGCTGACCGGGTTCGTCGAGCGCGTCGGCGACCCGATCCCCCTGATCGCCCCGGATGGTTCGGCGCATCGCGGCGAAGCCGTCCTGGCCGAGGCCCTCGACTCCATGGCCCGCACCGCCGGTGGCGGCGCCCCGATCGTCATCGCCGCCCCCGCGCACTGGGGCATGTCCACCATCGGCGCACTGTCCGCGGCGCTGCGCGGAAAACCGGGTTTGGCCGCCGCACCCGTGGTCTCCGACGCCGCCGCGGCCCTGGCCGGCCTCAAGGCCGGGTCCGGACTGCCCGATCACGGCGTGGTGGCACTCTGCGATTTCGGTGGCAGCGGCACCAGCGTGACCATCGCCGACGCCGCGACACTCAGCCAGATCGGCGAGACCGTCCGTTACCCGGAGTTCTCCGGCGACCTGGTGGACCAGGCCCTGCTGAACCACGTCATCGCCGGCATCAGCGAGTCGTCCGACGCGGATCCGGCCGGCACCGCGGCCGTCGGCTCGCTGTCCCAGCTGCGCGACCAGTGCCGGCAGGCCAAGGAACGCCTCTCGTCAGAGACGGCAACGTCGGTCAGCGCCAACCTGCCCGGCTTCGCATCGGCGCTGCGCATCACCCGCCCCGAGTTGGAGCGGCTGCTCGAACCGGCACTGGCGGGGCTGCTCGCCGTCGTGCAGGAATCCCTGCAGCGCAACCAGATTCCGGCCGGCGTCCTGACCGCCGTGGCCACTGCCGGTGGCGGTGCGTCGATTCCGATTGTCACCCAACGACTTTCCGAGCACTTCCGGGTTCCGGTCGTGACCTCGCCGCAACCGGCGCTCACCGCCGCCGGCGGCGCCCCGCTCGTTGATCAGCGCACCATGAGCGCCGACGCCCCGACAGGCATGGCCCCCACCATGGGCTGGGCCGCCGGCCCGGCAGGCTGGGCAGGCGGTCCCGAAACCATGGCGGCTCCGGTGCCGCCCGTGGACGCGAACCCGTCTTCGACCGTCGGGCCGTCGCTGGCCTGGTCTGACGACGAGGAACCCGGCGCGGCGGTCGGCGGCGACTATCCCACCGACTTCTCCACCGGCTACGCCGAGGCAGCGCCCTTCGGCGAGACCACCGCCCGGCCGGCGATGGACTTCGCCCACGAAGAAGAGGACAACCTGCCCGACGTGGCGCCGGTCCCCTGGTACCGGCGCCCACCGCTGATCTTCGGCGCGGCCGCCGCGGCGTTCCTGGTTGCCGGCGGCAGCTGGGCCGCGGTCGGGCTCACCAGCAACGACACCCCGTCCGGCCCGGTGACCGTCGACGTCACCACCACCATCACCGGCCCCGACGGCTCCATCACCACAAGCACCTACAAGGCCACCAAGTCCGTTGTGACACAGACGAATCCGAACGGGCAGGTGGAGACCTCGACGGTGACCAACCCGGTCACCACCACCGACGCGCCGGTCACCACGACCACCACCGATCCGTCGACCACCAGCTCGACGACGACCACCACGACCACCACCTCCACGACCCCGTCGACGACGACCCCGTCGACGACGACCACCACGACCACGACGCCACCGCCCACCACGACCACCACGCAGCCGCCCACGACGACGACGCAACCGCCGACGACGACGCAGCCGCCCACCACCACGCAGCCGCCGCCGACCACGACGAAGCCGCCGACGACGCAGCCGCCCAGCACGCAGACTCCGACGGCTGCGCCGTCGACCCAGGCGCCCAGTTCGCAGCCCACGGTGGAGCAGCCCCCCAAGACGGCGTCGGTGTCGGCGGAAACCGCGTCCGCACCATCGGCATCGGTGGCCACCGCGTCGGCGCCCATCACCGCGCAACCCTCGGCATCGACCAGCCAATGACCGCAGCGGCCGGCACGTCGCTGGTGCTCGGCGGAATCGGCAGCGGCAAGACCACCGCGCTGGAAGCGGTGCGAAAGACGTTGCGGGCCAACGGCACGACGATGCTCGCGCGGGTACCGAAGCCCGGTGAGGCACCGGACGCGGCCATCGTCATCGACGATGCCCAACTGCTGTCCCCGGCCGAGCTGGACGCGCTGACCGAGCTGGCCGGCGACCCGGCCCGCACCGTGGTGGTCAGCGCCGAGCCGTTGGCGCACGACCGCGCACTCAATGCTCTCACCACCACTCTGAGCCGGCAGCATCCGCCGATTCAGCTGGCGCCGATGACGCCCCGCGAGATCAACGAGGCGCTGGCCCGCGCCGGTGTCCCCGGCACGCAGGTCCCCGCACTGATCGCCGCCACCGGCGGCATCCCGCTGCTGGTGTACTCGGCGCTGTCGGCGCTGGCGTCGGGCGCCGATCCGGTCCGGGCCGCGTCCGTCGCGTTGAGTGAACGGCTCCGCCGGCTCGATGAGCACTTGCTCGACACGTTGTTGCTGTGTTCGCTCAGCCCGGAACTGGGGCCCGACGACATCGCCGCCGCCTTGCAACTGCCCGGCGACGACGCCGCCGTGCTGATGGACCGGGCCCGCGCGAGTGGCCTGCTGTCCGCTTCACTGCATCCGCGGTTCATCGACACGCTGCACCGCAGCCTCACCCGACTGGTCGGGGCCGCGCGGCACCGCGAGACCGAATGCCGGCTGCTGCGCTCGCAGATCGAATCCGCCACGCTGTCAACCGAATTGGCGCTGAAGCTGGCCGAGCACGGCACCGTCGACGACCTGCTGGCGGCCGACCTGATCCGCCGGGCCGGTTCCGCCGCGCCGCGTCAGGCAGCGCGCCTGTACCGCGCCGCGGCCCGCGCCGGCACCGCCCCGGCCGACGTCCACCTCGCCGACGCCCTCGGCGTCACCGGCGACTGCACCACCGCCGGAACCCTGGCCGACGAACTGCTCACGGCCGACGACGCCGCCGTCCGCGCGCAGGCCGTGCGTATCGCGGCCAGCGTCGCCATGCACGACGGCGCCGCCGCGCACGCCGCGGACCTGTTCCGGTGGCTCGGCCCCGATGCCGATCCGTTCGTCGCCGCCGCGGGCGCCGTGGTCGGTGTCGCCACCGCCGACGCGGACCTGGCCCGGTCCTGTCTGCAGGCCGAGAACTCCATGCCGCCAACGTCTTCCGCGCGTGCGGCGCGCGGTATGGCAGAAGGCATGCTGCTGACGCTCGACCAGCCGTTCGCCGTCGCGATGGCACGCCTCACGCAGGCTCTCGGGTCCACCAACGGTGTTCACTCGGTCGCACCGGACAGCCCCGCCGCCCTGCTGAGCCTCGTCGCCCTGCACGGCGGCGACGCCGTCCGCGCGCGCAGTGTCATCGGCCGGGCCATCCGCACCGGTGGCGGCGACGCGGGTTTCACCGGTCTGCGCCACCGGCTGCTGCTCGGCTGGATCCGCATGCTCGACGGCCAACTCGATTCCGCGGTGCCGGCTTTGGGCGCCCCGGAGGTCGCCGACCTGCACCGGCGCGACGCGCTGTGGTTCACCGCGCTGCAGACCGCGGTCGCCCGGCGCAGCGGCGACACCGGCGCCCTGCAGAAACACTGGTACGCGGCCATGGAGGTGCTGGCCGAATACTCCCTGGACCTGTTCGCACTGCTGCCGCTCGGTGAGCTGTGGGTCGCGGCGGCGCGGTTGCAGCAGCTCGACCAGCTGCGCCAACCGCTGGCCGAGGCGTTCGGGCTGCTGCGGGCCGCAGGCAATCCGACGCTCTGGGCGGTGCCGCTGCACTGGGCGGGCGTGCACGCCGGCATCCTGGCCAACGCGCCCGAGGCCGTCGCCCCGCACGGGCAGGCCCTATCCGCCGCCAGCCGGGCCGAGGGCGCACACGGCGCCTACGCCACCGCACTCGCCGCCGCCGGCCGCGCCTGGTTGCGGGTCCTGGCCGACGGCGTCGACGCGGCGGAGGTCACGGCGGCCGCCCGCGGGCTGGCCCGCTTCGGGCTGACGTGGGATGCCACGCGCCTGGCCAGTCAGGCCGCGTTGCATTCGGCGGACGGCCGGATCTCGGGTGCGATGCTGCAGCTGGCACGCGACCTCAAGCAGGACGCGGCCCTCGAGGCCG from Mycolicibacterium phocaicum includes the following:
- a CDS encoding IniB N-terminal domain-containing protein, with protein sequence MTSLIEFIIDLFRFPTVASSFVANPEQTMRDAGLAGVTSAQLASVAASAVPAGVVLGGGDPVVGLQNAVSDYYSMSSPFSPQTGFVSQPTFAPNTDFASNNNVPVASGNNIPVLSPDQHAGANAQQGAFNLGFGDITLGGSHVQQGDGGVNIAGNNHGDIASGKGAVQGDGNTVTNGDILTGSHSPVIVGTGNHATDNSQTAGGHIIQGNSGPVVNDVNTGGGNGGGASAGGGLIGGGHASGGSGGSGGNIVINDGNTSSTHVGGNQTTVGGDLGSGNKSVIDDSSHSSTVNTSLNSGNTANTSIGSGNSTHTNIGSGNTTHTDLSADNSVHSTVADSSVHEASMNTYAPTETHTTTDMSHTTHIDPHMH
- a CDS encoding Rv0340 family IniB-related protein, whose protein sequence is MANPLLDFVMSVVRDPDVAAHYAADPAGAIADANLTGVTTADVAHLIPVVSESLGTVSSAAGGVPTAGFDDPGVNVWTSGAATAAFDAFDAFDTHVPTVVSPQVISDPDLGGFDSGPVLPARDAVPDLAVSDDLGLHSDVPVVDAGQLSDPGALDWHPVDTADPSAGVEHHQDFDFFS
- a CDS encoding Hsp70 family protein, translated to MSLGLSIGQTNLVAVPAGRPPLSRRAILALYPDRPAEVGIPTQPGGLVLTGFVERVGDPIPLIAPDGSAHRGEAVLAEALDSMARTAGGGAPIVIAAPAHWGMSTIGALSAALRGKPGLAAAPVVSDAAAALAGLKAGSGLPDHGVVALCDFGGSGTSVTIADAATLSQIGETVRYPEFSGDLVDQALLNHVIAGISESSDADPAGTAAVGSLSQLRDQCRQAKERLSSETATSVSANLPGFASALRITRPELERLLEPALAGLLAVVQESLQRNQIPAGVLTAVATAGGGASIPIVTQRLSEHFRVPVVTSPQPALTAAGGAPLVDQRTMSADAPTGMAPTMGWAAGPAGWAGGPETMAAPVPPVDANPSSTVGPSLAWSDDEEPGAAVGGDYPTDFSTGYAEAAPFGETTARPAMDFAHEEEDNLPDVAPVPWYRRPPLIFGAAAAAFLVAGGSWAAVGLTSNDTPSGPVTVDVTTTITGPDGSITTSTYKATKSVVTQTNPNGQVETSTVTNPVTTTDAPVTTTTTDPSTTSSTTTTTTTTSTTPSTTTPSTTTTTTTTPPPTTTTTQPPTTTTQPPTTTQPPTTTQPPPTTTKPPTTQPPSTQTPTAAPSTQAPSSQPTVEQPPKTASVSAETASAPSASVATASAPITAQPSASTSQ
- the iniR gene encoding isoniazid response ATPase/transcriptional regulator IniR, whose amino-acid sequence is MTAAAGTSLVLGGIGSGKTTALEAVRKTLRANGTTMLARVPKPGEAPDAAIVIDDAQLLSPAELDALTELAGDPARTVVVSAEPLAHDRALNALTTTLSRQHPPIQLAPMTPREINEALARAGVPGTQVPALIAATGGIPLLVYSALSALASGADPVRAASVALSERLRRLDEHLLDTLLLCSLSPELGPDDIAAALQLPGDDAAVLMDRARASGLLSASLHPRFIDTLHRSLTRLVGAARHRETECRLLRSQIESATLSTELALKLAEHGTVDDLLAADLIRRAGSAAPRQAARLYRAAARAGTAPADVHLADALGVTGDCTTAGTLADELLTADDAAVRAQAVRIAASVAMHDGAAAHAADLFRWLGPDADPFVAAAGAVVGVATADADLARSCLQAENSMPPTSSARAARGMAEGMLLTLDQPFAVAMARLTQALGSTNGVHSVAPDSPAALLSLVALHGGDAVRARSVIGRAIRTGGGDAGFTGLRHRLLLGWIRMLDGQLDSAVPALGAPEVADLHRRDALWFTALQTAVARRSGDTGALQKHWYAAMEVLAEYSLDLFALLPLGELWVAAARLQQLDQLRQPLAEAFGLLRAAGNPTLWAVPLHWAGVHAGILANAPEAVAPHGQALSAASRAEGAHGAYATALAAAGRAWLRVLADGVDAAEVTAAARGLARFGLTWDATRLASQAALHSADGRISGAMLQLARDLKQDAALEAAADPIAPAAPAIPREPVSGADVRNTTPPPASGDARTTAAATPAWTRLSDREREVAELVLQGMPYRDIGARLLISAKTVEHHVARIRRRLGAESRSEMLSMLRALLVEKA